DNA from Equus asinus isolate D_3611 breed Donkey chromosome 17, EquAss-T2T_v2, whole genome shotgun sequence:
GGAGTGAGAGCCGCCCCCTGGTTCCTGGAGGGCACCCACCAAGGGACACAGGACAGGAAGCCCAGGATGAGAAGTGCAACTCGGGGTGAAGGCCAGGGAGGAGGCGCTCTGCAGTGGCCGGGAAAGGTCCAGTGGCTGAGGCGGAGGCGCGTCCTGTTACGTGCGGGCATTCCGCTCTGTCTCTGCCAGGCACTCTCTGACTAGGGCCCGGGCATGGATGATGCCTGGGGTGGGGatgcgggtgggggtggggaagtaACATACAGGGTCTCAGTGATCGCCACAGTCTCACCCCCACCCTCCAGAGGAAgacctttccctctccacccccttccctttcAGTAAAAGGGACGGTAATCTAATGAGGCGCTGGATGAGATCAGAGGTTTGGCTAATCCTCAAAATTGCCCTGTTGAAATACAAATTCCCTGGTCCTTCCCTAGAAATTGACTcaatttcaattcaattcaaaatgCCTCTCTGGAGACTGAAATTGGCCCCAGTCTAGGCTTGGCTCAGGGGACCCCCAGATGTCCTTCCGTTCCTAATGAAGGATTGTCCAGTGTTACTCTCCTGGGCAGCAGGGGTGGGCCTGACCTCACTTACCTCTCTTCAGGCGCTCCATGGCGCTCTTGCTGCCAGCATAGGTAGGCCGGATCTCTTTGCCCATCTCCTCTATGACCGACAGCAGGTCTGTGTAGGTGCTCTGGGAGCCCTGGGCACCAGGTGGCTTCATTGCCTATGTCAAAAGAGAACAGGGCAGTGAGCTCAGGCCACGAGGGGGCCTCCAGTCCCCATCCATAGGCCCCACTCACCTGCACGTAGCCCATGGAAGGCGGTCCAAAGTCGTTAAACAGCGGTCTGAAAGGGGCAGCTGCTCCCGGCACCGAGCCCGACGGCGATGGGACGCTTCCAGCTGCAACACGCGCGGTTAAGAGGTCAGTGCGGGGCAGGGACGCCTCCTCCCAGCGTCCAAGCCCCGGATCGGACTCGCCCGATTCCCTCCAAAGGGATGCTTCATTCCAGGCTGCTCAACTTCAGGGACAAATCCCTCCCACTGAGCTCCACCAACAAGCCCTTACGTGACGACGCCCACTTCACAGGccagcaaactgaggctcagcgaagGTGGCGGGCAGGCCCAGTATTGCAGAACTCAGGCCGTCTCCTCTTCGAGACCTCGACCGCCCGGGCAGGCGAGCAGGGGTGGAGCTGGATCCTCACCTGTAGGAACCGGGGTGCCGGGCCCAGGAGTGCTGGAGCCGGGGGtgctgctgggggcgggggcgaTGGGTTTGTAGGACATCCCCAACTCCTGGGTGCGGCGGACGCCGGCCGGCCGCGCCTCCGGGGTTGGCTGCCTGGCCGCTCAGCCGCGCGCTGATTGGTAAACCGGCTGCACGCCCCTGGTAAATAGAGCTCAGGCCGGAAGGGCGGGCGGCCACGAACGTTCCCTCACTCCCTATTGGCTCGCGGCGATGTCACTCGGGCCTCCTCATTGGCCGAGACCGGCCCCGGCAGGCCGCAACCGCTGCTGATTGGTCTCCGCCTTCCGGACCTCGCACCTGTCTGCTCCGGATTGGGCAGTGGCCGACGCCCTCGGCAATTGGCGAGTTCGCGGCCCGGGCCGGCGCGCTCTCAATCCGATTAGTCTCACGGCCCGAGAGGCGGGGCCTCGGCAGCCCGGACCCGGGTCTGGTCCGCCCGGTTCGCGCCGAGGAGGTCCTCCCGGGCGCAGGCGCCGCCCTCACGCCTCACTCGCGCTGCTCCGTACGTCAGCTTCGCGCCGCCCGGTCTCGGTCCAGCTGGCGCTGCTGTCgtcgtcgccgccgccgccgccgccgccgagcgcGCCTTCCCTCCGCTCCGGGTGCTGGAGGACGCAGGGCTTTGACGTTCCGAGCCCTGCGCTCCACCCCGTGCGCTTTTACGTCACCTTTCCCCGATTCAACACCCTTTCCCGAGCCGCGCATGCGCGCTCCGAAAGCCGTCGTTTGTTCCCATGGCAACGGGTCCCTCACCAACGCTACCGCTGCATCTCTTCTTCCCCATTGCCTCATCCTCGTAGGATGCTTTAGGTCCAAGGGCGACCTCCAAGACCCCACAACCTGCCCCCCGAAGGCTCCACGCCTGCGCCTCACAAGGACAATAGCTGGAACAGCTAACTGTCGTTAAATACTTACTGCACGCCGCGCCCTGTACCAAACGGATCATGGACAAGAGCACCGACTGGAGTCAGACTGAGGATTCGAATCTCACACCACCTCAACCAGCGATTtccccttgggcaagttactcacctcgatatgcctcagtttccccatatgtaaaatggggacgcTAAGAATAACTATCTCACAggttgttgtgtggattaaatgaatATTCATAAAGTGCTTATTGTTTCATTGTCCTCTTTCCTACCCATTTCTCCACCCAGAGCCCTCCCCTCAAATCTCATTCCTCACAACCCTAGATCTTAGACTCGCCTCCAGACGCTAACCCTTTCTCCCAGGGTACTTCTCCCCAAAACCTCTCTGGCCTTGTGTACCCTTCAAGCTCCAGGTCTGTAGATTTTCCTCATCCCCAGGACATTTCTTCACTCAGTCATTCATCGAACAAACATTTTTCTGACTCCGTCCTCCATCCCAAGCTTTGTGCTGGACACAGATGATACAGAAGTGAACTGGCCATggcctctgtcctcaaggagctcctAGTCtcaaggagagacagacagagaagaaaaggctTCTTGTATACAGCACATTAGACAATGTGGAGACTGGGATGGGTGCATTACAACTCAGATGAAGGAACTGCCTGGTGACATCACAGAAatcttcccagaggaggtggcattcaggtggtgaatggacaaataaactgaTATATCCATTCggtggactattattcagcaataaaagggaatcATCTATCCAGCCGTGAAAAGACAGATaggcatattgctaagtgaaagaagccagtctggaaAAGCCCCATAGCGTATGATTCCaattgtatgacattctggagaagggAAACTTATACagaaggtaaacaattatgggtTGCCTGGGGTGTGAGGGGTAGAATTGAATAGGTGAAGCATAGAGgttagtattttccttttttagggcagtgaaactattctgtgtgatactggTGAATACAAGACATTAAGCATTTGTCAAAGAGTAAACTTTAATGTacgcaaattttaaaaatcatttaggaggtcAGGGGATtccaggatggaatgcagaagATGGCAAAAGAATCGAGCTgtattacaaatatatgaaacagtttcactggagggggtggggggtaagGTGTGAATctggaaatgagtggagtctggaagaataaaggcaaaaggaactgtgCATAAGCACTGTGCTCTAGTCAATGAACACATTCCCTTCATCACTTCATCACGGGGTGGTACCCCATCACAAGGTGTGGGGTAACAATGTTGCAACCACTGCGCATGTACACAGGAATTGAAAATTAAGTAAATGTAGGGTGCATGATTCCTCACTGTTGGAATGAGAAATTACAGGTAAGCAGGGGAGGgggctagaatgatccatgtggtaatggATTGGAGTTGGAGACGTCAGCATGAGCTCATGTTTAGCTTAAGATGGATACAGTTGGttacatacagaaatatttaaaaatgtatataatcaCAGGTTAGTGTCCATACGTATCCTCCCACTCTATTTGAGGCCTAGAAGCAACCTAGTGccaagatcttggtttctaataccattctccaataaaatgaACTagagttccttggagaaatggctgattctaggatcGGGGTGGGAAATATACAACATGCTCCTGGAGGATCTGGTAGGgtcagaaagcaagaaaatgcaaaaaaccccccaaaacaccACAAACCCAGACCCCCACAATGATGGgcgtatgtcaaagggacacaggagccaactaaAAGATCTTCTAAGGACCAAAGctggagaaatttgaacaaaagaaaatagtaCTGAGTTACAATTTGTATAAAATAAGTTCTACGAGCCCATACTGATAAAAAtagatgattgaataaataaataagtgggggAGAAGAGCCAAATCGGTACAGAAGGATTCCAAGGAATTGATGTAGAGATTCTGCCCATAATGAGGATTATAACCTCTCACCCCTCGAGTGTGGGCTGTGCTTCGCGACTCccggagaaagaaaaagagtaattttATAGTTCAGAAACCTGACAAACATGACCTcaagccaggtgatcaaggtcgaCATCAATAGTGACGTCATGCTGATAGTATGTATGCGCCCTTTATATCATGGGAAGGAAGGGCATTTCATCTCCATGGTCTTCCTCCCCCAACCCATAATCCCAGActgatcatgagaaaaacatcagacaaatcccaatttCGGGATATTCTGTGAATTACCTGACCAGTCCTCCTCAAAACTATCAAGATcattaaaaaacaaggaaagtctgagaaaccagaacaaccaagaggagcctaaggagactgGATGCCTAATGAGATGTGGTGTCCTAGACGGCGTTCTGGAACAGAAGGAGGACAATCAGGGAAAAGCTGATGAAATCTGCATAGAATGTGGACCTTAGTTCACGGCAATCATGGATCAGTGTTCATTCATCAACTGTGACAAACGTATGGTTCCAATGTCAGATGTTAACCAGCACAAACACCCACTGTGTTTTAGACACCAGGAGCAAAGCAGCAACAACTGTTCTCATTCAAGCCACTCCCATTTCTCCCtcgtgtgatggttaattttatctcGACTTGAGTGGGTCacggggtgcccagatatttgttCAAACATTATTccgggtgtgtctgtgagggggtTTCTGGATGAGACTAACACCCACTGAACTGGTGGAgaaagtaaagcagattgccattcccagtgtgggtgggcctcacccaatcagttgaagatcTGAATGGAACAAAAAAGCTGGGCTGACTGTCGAGCCGCgacatcagtcttctcctgccctcagactggAACTTACATCACTGActttcctggttctcaggccttcgggCTTGGACTGAACCTACATTGCCAGCTCTCCCTGATCTGTAGCTTGCTGACATAATcgatgagccaattccttacaataaatatctttgtacacacacagacacacacatctaTTGGTTCTGCTTTTCTGGAAAGCCTTGACTAACACAcaggagaaggtggaggtggggtaTACAGGAACTCCCCGTGCTATCTGCTATCTTCAGAATAATTCTGTCAACCTAGAACTGTTCTAAACGAAGATGAGTGGATGTaatatcttgatctgggtgatggTTGCCTGGGCGCATGTGcttgtaaaaattcattgagctgtgcGCTTAAGATTTATGCACCTTACTGAGTGTGTTATACTCAAACTATTTTAAATGGACTTAATGTAAACATCTGAATTTACAGTTTCTCTTGGAAAACCAGCAGATCTTGTAGCTCCGGGCTGCTCCAACTGGCAACGGTCGATGGAGCTGTGACAGGTGCCCTGTTTAGGTGGGGAAGGGGCTCTTGGTTCAGCACAGTGTCCACCTGCCTGCTCTTCCTTGCCGGCCCTGGTCCTGGGTCCAGCTGTTTTCTGTTGGGACCTTCTGGACTAGAAGccttttgggagtgggagggcaTGTGTGAGATTTGGGGGAGCCGTGGGCATTTTGGTGCCAGCACACACACTGCAGCCAATTAAGACCATCCCGCCAACCGCACCCCCGTGCCCCGCCCCAACCCCAGAGCCCGAGAGGCTGGGGCCAGGGGGTAGTGGGAGGCTGACTGTGAGCGGGGTTTGGTCTTCCCCTACCGCTCACCCATCATTACCGCCGGCCCCTGCAGAGGGGATGCAGTGCCGTCTGCGCCAGCCGATGGAGGGCAGTGGGAGGGAGCTTGGGCCATGGCTCCCAGAGAAGCCGCAGGGTTGGGGCAGTGCCTCCTCATCCCTGCCTGACTGGCTGGAGAGATCCCCTAATTGAGGATTAAGGATTAATTGGAATCTGCCGGGCgagtgatgctgaggctgctgcagCCAGCCCTGGCACCTCGGCGTCCAGGCTCAGGGCTGGGCGGGGCCCTGGCAGCCGCCCACCTGCTCTGTCCCAAGGCCATCTTGTTGGCAGCAGTGATGTGAGGACCCGGCACAGGTGCTGAAAGCTCCCACCCCTTCTTGACCAGGAGGTcagggcccctcctccctcccagcaggAGGCAGCGGTGGCGGGTCAGGCAGCGCTCTGCGGACCAGGCCTTTGCTGCAGAGGCTGAGATGCGTCCTGAGGCACCTTCTCCTGTGGGCACTGTGATTTTAGAGGCCCTGGATCCGGCTGTAAATCCCACCTCCTCTTCATCCTAATTGCGTGTGATTTTATGCCAGGCCCTCATCCTCCTGCAGCCTTCTGGTGCCAGGCAGGGGGGCTGGATTAACCTGGGGGCAAGGGAGGATCATGGCCAGTTCCTAAACTGGAGTGTGACAAAATGCAAATGGCATTTTAGAAAGAATAATCTGGCAGCGTGTGCTGCATGGACTGGCGGGGAGGCTATGTGGCCCCTAGCAAGCCGGTTAGACTCAGCTTCTCGGTTTccttgatctgtaaaatggggctaagaaGATCACGGCAGGGTTGGAGTGAGGAGACGTGTCATTTGGGTCCCCCAGGAAGCAGACGCTGAACTGAAGGTGAGAatgcaagaaagagaaagagcagggAAGGAGGCCTCCGGGGAGAGCTCTGATCTGCGGCCGGATGACCACGCCACGGCTACCCCAGGGGGCTTGGAGAGAGACCGCCTAAGAGAGGAGCCTTGCATTAGGCAGAAACGTGCGTCCTCGTCCCCGCTGTGCTCAGTCAGTGCCTGGGGGCTCCTAGAAACAGCGAGGTGACAGCGCAAAAGCTGAGGTGTATCCCGAAGGGGCCAATGGCCAGAGCTTGTCAGCTAAAGAATTCCTCCCAGCTGACCGGCAAGTTGTTTCTGGAAGGGAGCTCTAAGCAGCACCCCTCCGGGAGCAAATGAGATCCAGCTTGGGAAAAGCCCCCACACACTTGCGCCACCCTGCGATGTCATCCTGGATCTGTCAGGAGCTATTCACAGGATGAGGGGCCGATGCCCACCCAGCTCTGGCAGAAGCGAGTTGGGTTTACTCATCCAGGGATGTTCCCCCACACTTGCTCAGGGCGGGGCCCAGGATCCAGAGAGGGCCCCTGTCCACCCAGAGTTCACAGTCGAGGGGGCTTGTGACCCAGGACTTAACTTTTGGAGGCCAAATACGGGGTCCTCCAGGACAAAGAAGTGAGAGGTGGAGGCCATCTCCCCAGGCCCGAAGATACTTTATTGTCAGAAGAACAGGCATGGGCAAGGGGGCTTGATGGAGGGGTGGGCATGGGGTGAGGGCAGGCAAAGGCATTGCAcacaggcagggggtggggaggagtggtGGAGGATCCCAGTTGGAGGCAGTGGGCTTCCAGGGACACACTGGCAGGCAGTGGCTGTGGTCCCAAGTCCTGTCTGCTGCCTCCAGCTTCTGTGCAGGCTCAGCGAGACATCATTCGCACAAACTCTGCCAGGACAAAGCCAAGGTTTCAGGTCTGCTCTCCAGATCCCAATAGGAGTGAGGCCAATATACTGGCCTTGAAGTGGGAAGGAGTGCAACCAAGGGCAGAGCCTGCGAAGGAGTCCCCTGGATCTGGTAGGGAATAATAGGCCTCTGGGCTAGGAAGAGGGGCTTTGTCTCAGGGACAAAAAAAATCTTGTAACCGAAcctattttcctctttgctttggtTGCTAGGAAGCTCAGGAACAACTTTGAAGCCTACTTCAGGGAATTTCTACATACTGATTTTCCTAGGCTTCCTATTATTTATTCCTTGTTTTCCCTCTGTGGGAATGCAGTGTAGAGGAAGAGCTGGGTTCTGGTCAGGATACCTGGATTCATGTCTTAGTTCCGTCCACTTCTTTTGCTAAGCATCGACACTGTCCTAAAAACTGACGGTCTTCTCCTGCttatggggataataacagttcCTTTCCCCTGGGTTCTCGTGATAATTAAGTGGGAGACAACGTAGATgtgctcagcacagggcctggcacaccgCGATAATGCTCCTTTTgctatttctttatctgttaaaaACCTTCCCGGGCGTGTGGCGCCGAGCGTGGCGGTACCTTCAAAGTCGATCAGGCCGTCCCC
Protein-coding regions in this window:
- the CDK2AP2 gene encoding cyclin-dependent kinase 2-associated protein 2 isoform X1, producing MSYKPIAPAPSSTPGSSTPGPGTPVPTAGSVPSPSGSVPGAAAPFRPLFNDFGPPSMGYVQAMKPPGAQGSQSTYTDLLSVIEEMGKEIRPTYAGSKSAMERLKRGIIHARALVRECLAETERNART
- the CDK2AP2 gene encoding cyclin-dependent kinase 2-associated protein 2 isoform X2, translating into MGYVQAMKPPGAQGSQSTYTDLLSVIEEMGKEIRPTYAGSKSAMERLKRGIIHARALVRECLAETERNART